A single region of the Legionella oakridgensis ATCC 33761 = DSM 21215 genome encodes:
- the lpxB gene encoding lipid-A-disaccharide synthase, with the protein MQPIKRLVIIAGEESGDIHAAAIIRELQVTYPALQISGIGGQHMQKAGATLISDLARFGVTGISEVVRHLHTIKKAFKDIKAHLKENKPDLLILVDYPGFNLRLAKYAKQELGLRILYYISPQIWAWKAGRIKTIRDNIDHMAVIFPFEKKLYENAGVPVTYVGHPLVEKINNCPDMKTARHTLGLPQNKRLIAMLPGSRTHEIERHMPILVSSAQQLTAQFSDLHFVIPIASTIDSDMVNNYFTNYAIDYTLIQGNAMHVVAGSNCVIVASGTASLECALLEKPMCIIYKASLLTFIAASKLMKVKYLGLCNLLQNKMIVPELLQYDCNPLEVTRLVSELLMNPNTSQGITKRLHMLKSSLSIQQADCKISALIEREMNKLNSNS; encoded by the coding sequence ATGCAACCAATTAAGCGACTGGTCATCATTGCTGGTGAAGAGTCAGGTGATATCCATGCAGCTGCTATTATTCGAGAATTGCAGGTCACTTACCCTGCACTACAAATTAGCGGCATTGGCGGACAGCATATGCAAAAAGCCGGCGCCACTCTTATTAGCGACCTCGCCCGCTTTGGTGTCACTGGCATTTCAGAAGTCGTACGTCATCTTCACACGATAAAAAAAGCATTCAAAGACATAAAAGCTCATCTAAAAGAAAACAAACCGGATTTATTGATTCTGGTTGATTATCCTGGATTTAATCTTCGCTTGGCTAAATACGCTAAACAAGAATTGGGCCTTCGTATTCTCTACTATATCAGTCCGCAAATTTGGGCTTGGAAAGCAGGCCGTATTAAAACGATTCGGGATAACATTGATCACATGGCTGTCATTTTTCCTTTTGAGAAAAAACTTTATGAAAATGCAGGAGTTCCAGTCACATATGTAGGCCACCCTTTGGTAGAAAAGATAAATAACTGCCCTGATATGAAAACGGCACGGCATACGCTTGGCTTACCACAAAATAAACGCTTAATTGCCATGCTTCCCGGTAGTAGAACTCATGAAATTGAACGGCACATGCCCATATTAGTCAGTAGCGCTCAACAGTTAACCGCGCAATTTAGTGATTTGCATTTCGTAATCCCCATTGCCAGCACCATTGATTCTGACATGGTAAACAACTATTTTACTAATTACGCCATTGATTATACCCTCATTCAAGGGAATGCTATGCACGTGGTTGCCGGCAGCAACTGTGTGATTGTTGCCTCAGGAACCGCTTCCTTGGAGTGTGCGTTACTTGAAAAACCAATGTGTATTATTTACAAAGCTTCCTTATTAACATTTATCGCCGCGTCCAAGCTGATGAAAGTTAAATATTTAGGTTTATGCAATTTATTACAGAATAAAATGATTGTCCCTGAATTACTGCAATATGATTGCAATCCACTGGAAGTAACCCGCCTTGTTTCAGAATTATTAATGAACCCAAATACTTCCCAGGGTATAACAAAACGCTTGCATATGCTTAAATCCTCACTTTCAATACAACAAGCTGACTGTAAAATAAGTGCGTTGATTGAACGTGAAATGAATAAACTTAATAGCAACTCCTAG
- a CDS encoding helix-turn-helix domain-containing protein yields MNVTEIQTNSNVKQEQGLQDLVYTLVSRFLADNKNKSIDGLYDMILSEVEPPLLQAVMEKRRGNQLQAAKMLGISRGTIRKKLQRYFGTKYFRLTEE; encoded by the coding sequence ATGAATGTCACTGAAATACAAACCAATAGCAACGTCAAACAAGAGCAAGGACTTCAAGATTTAGTATACACCTTGGTCAGCCGCTTCTTAGCTGACAATAAAAATAAATCTATTGACGGTCTATATGACATGATTCTATCTGAAGTAGAGCCTCCTCTTTTACAGGCGGTTATGGAGAAGCGCCGAGGAAATCAACTTCAAGCCGCAAAAATGCTAGGGATTAGCCGCGGAACCATCAGGAAAAAATTACAGCGTTATTTTGGAACCAAATATTTCCGTTTAACTGAGGAATAA
- a CDS encoding NAD(P)/FAD-dependent oxidoreductase, which yields MSVLMPNMYDEADSPADVAIVGLGPGGLAAAYKAAQKGLRVVAFTDRKDYIRGQRLVVSEETEKFLREIRNPADPLDQVFWDNYAKEGTLKTKDIEMYIYRKLETMENVTIVQATKGTEHAISAIKAGDGADYVELGTGEKYHFRHLLGADGARHGVADMVRDGLGKEISYADSKEQERHPYHAVVQLKLKEGAAVDEALKQVRGTKVAKLGWMETFMPKCYVFPNKDLTEFYFAGEVPQSIFRASEEDRPELLKQWAGAAIKEKYGVNIDDLEYRVTGNRAEDALQATVFEMRMRQSQHSLIDVQAGKFARIGDARRTPNYNLGHGMNDAIAGGLAFVECIGKPPHADEFDSAQFNRTMQSMDAQVERRMAYLQNNQASQRQKAQDELMIKINQVSTDVNETMRILEVELAKGDDRAAAIQHALDLCRGARLNLEVLRETVREDTNISSLLECMESTKLILTETHEAVQALHIDITPHIEESSSNLLVRFFNWLASLFSDKAVQANPMTIEQHVKSLEDMQSVTQRM from the coding sequence ATGAGTGTGCTTATGCCTAATATGTACGATGAAGCAGATTCTCCTGCTGACGTGGCTATTGTTGGTTTGGGTCCTGGCGGTTTGGCTGCCGCTTATAAAGCTGCTCAAAAAGGTTTGAGAGTGGTCGCTTTCACTGATCGAAAAGATTATATTCGTGGGCAGAGATTAGTTGTATCTGAAGAGACAGAAAAGTTTCTTCGTGAGATACGAAATCCTGCTGATCCTTTAGATCAAGTATTTTGGGATAACTATGCAAAAGAGGGAACACTCAAGACAAAAGATATTGAAATGTATATTTATCGAAAATTAGAAACGATGGAAAATGTTACGATTGTTCAAGCTACTAAAGGAACTGAGCATGCAATTAGCGCAATTAAAGCAGGAGATGGCGCCGATTATGTCGAGTTAGGGACGGGTGAAAAGTATCATTTTAGGCATTTGCTTGGTGCAGACGGGGCACGTCATGGTGTGGCTGATATGGTTCGTGATGGTTTGGGGAAAGAAATTTCGTATGCTGATAGCAAAGAACAGGAGAGGCACCCATATCATGCTGTTGTACAATTAAAATTAAAAGAGGGCGCGGCAGTAGATGAGGCGCTCAAACAAGTTCGAGGTACAAAAGTGGCTAAACTTGGTTGGATGGAAACATTCATGCCGAAATGTTATGTATTTCCAAATAAAGATTTAACTGAATTTTATTTCGCAGGTGAAGTGCCTCAATCCATCTTTCGAGCGAGTGAAGAGGATAGACCGGAATTATTAAAGCAATGGGCTGGGGCAGCGATTAAGGAAAAATATGGCGTAAATATTGATGATTTGGAATATCGGGTTACGGGTAATAGAGCTGAAGATGCTCTACAAGCAACGGTATTTGAAATGAGGATGAGACAATCCCAACATTCTTTAATTGATGTTCAGGCAGGGAAATTCGCAAGAATTGGAGATGCTCGAAGAACACCAAACTATAATTTAGGTCATGGCATGAATGATGCTATTGCAGGTGGTTTGGCATTTGTCGAATGTATTGGTAAACCTCCACATGCCGATGAGTTTGATTCTGCTCAATTTAATAGAACAATGCAATCTATGGATGCGCAAGTGGAAAGGAGAATGGCTTATTTACAAAATAATCAAGCTTCTCAAAGGCAAAAAGCACAAGATGAATTAATGATTAAAATTAATCAAGTTTCTACAGACGTCAATGAAACCATGCGAATTTTGGAAGTGGAGTTAGCAAAAGGTGATGACAGGGCAGCCGCTATTCAGCATGCTTTGGATTTATGTCGCGGTGCACGGCTGAATTTGGAAGTGCTACGCGAGACTGTAAGAGAGGATACTAATATTAGCTCTTTACTAGAATGCATGGAGTCAACCAAGTTAATTCTCACAGAGACTCATGAAGCCGTTCAAGCACTTCATATTGACATAACCCCCCATATAGAGGAAAGCAGCAGTAATCTTCTTGTGCGATTCTTTAATTGGCTTGCATCCTTGTTTTCTGATAAAGCTGTTCAGGCTAATCCTATGACTATAGAGCAACATGTAAAATCTCTTGAAGACATGCAATCAGTAACTCAAAGAATGTAA
- a CDS encoding DUF4124 domain-containing protein: MRIDKLLFCFVMAISPLHAQIYKWTDSNGNVYFSDKPHPGAEKIELPEVQTFSSPAPSSESSAAMQQEAIEASTDYAMTILAPKDQETIRNNQGYVAVNVQLEPSLKANDKLQIIFDGKALGKPQATTVFALQNINRGSHTIAVQLVNEQGDVLKTSPSVTIFMHRPRVGMVPQTRPSQTP, from the coding sequence ATGAGGATAGATAAACTGCTTTTTTGTTTTGTGATGGCGATTAGTCCATTGCACGCGCAAATTTATAAGTGGACCGACAGCAACGGAAACGTTTATTTCAGCGATAAACCTCATCCTGGCGCCGAAAAAATAGAATTACCCGAGGTGCAAACTTTTTCTTCTCCTGCCCCTTCTTCGGAAAGTTCAGCGGCGATGCAACAGGAAGCAATAGAAGCTTCAACGGATTATGCGATGACTATTCTTGCCCCTAAAGATCAGGAGACGATACGGAACAATCAAGGGTATGTAGCCGTCAATGTGCAATTAGAACCATCATTAAAAGCAAATGATAAGTTACAAATAATCTTTGATGGTAAGGCGTTAGGTAAACCGCAAGCAACCACCGTTTTTGCTTTACAAAATATTAATCGCGGTTCCCACACGATTGCCGTTCAACTCGTCAATGAACAAGGGGATGTGCTCAAAACCAGTCCGTCCGTGACGATTTTTATGCATCGACCCCGAGTTGGGATGGTACCTCAAACTCGTCCAAGTCAAACCCCTTGA
- the glnA gene encoding type I glutamate--ammonia ligase: protein MSKNALLDAIKQYDAKFIDLRFTDTVGKEQHITIPVSAVSDDFIEYGKMIDGSSFKGWQKIHQSDLALMPDLDSILPDPFYQENTLFVRCNVVDPQTMLGYERDPRSLAQRAEAYLQSTGIADQALFGPEPEFFLFDDVRWETNISGSFYKIDSEEAQWNSGKVVEGGNIGHRPSIKGGYFPVPPVDSSQDIRSAICQTLETLGIEVEAHHHEVATANQCEVATRFNTLTKKADELQILKYVVHNVAHNYGKTATFMPKPLVGDNGSGMHCHQSLVKDGVNLFSGDQYAGLSETALYYIGGIIHHARAINAFTNPATNSYKRLVPGFEAPVLLAYSARNRSAAIRIPHINNPKARRIEVRFPDPTANPYLAFTVMMMAGLDGIKKKIHPGQPIDKDLYDLPPEELVDVPTVSGSLEEAVYHLRNDHDFLLEGDVFSKDFINSYIALREMDIAHVRSLVHPIEFELYYSS, encoded by the coding sequence ATGAGTAAAAACGCGCTACTTGATGCGATTAAACAATACGACGCTAAATTTATTGATTTGCGTTTCACCGATACAGTAGGAAAAGAACAACATATTACCATCCCTGTCTCTGCAGTCAGTGACGATTTCATAGAATATGGGAAAATGATTGATGGGTCCTCGTTTAAAGGATGGCAAAAAATACATCAATCTGATTTGGCACTGATGCCTGATTTAGACAGCATTCTTCCCGATCCCTTTTATCAAGAAAATACCTTGTTTGTCCGTTGTAACGTGGTTGATCCACAAACAATGCTAGGGTATGAACGGGATCCACGATCTTTAGCGCAAAGAGCAGAAGCCTATTTGCAATCCACTGGGATTGCTGATCAGGCTTTATTTGGCCCTGAACCTGAATTTTTCCTGTTTGATGATGTGCGATGGGAAACAAACATCAGCGGATCATTCTATAAGATTGATTCAGAAGAAGCGCAATGGAATTCAGGTAAGGTGGTGGAAGGAGGCAATATTGGCCATCGTCCCAGCATTAAAGGTGGATATTTCCCTGTGCCGCCAGTCGATTCGTCTCAAGATATTCGTTCTGCTATTTGTCAGACGCTTGAAACATTAGGCATTGAAGTGGAAGCGCATCATCATGAAGTTGCAACCGCAAACCAATGCGAAGTGGCAACCCGCTTTAATACCCTGACCAAAAAAGCAGACGAACTGCAGATTTTAAAATACGTGGTTCATAATGTTGCGCATAATTATGGTAAAACAGCAACGTTTATGCCAAAACCATTGGTAGGAGACAATGGCAGCGGGATGCATTGTCATCAGTCTTTGGTCAAAGATGGGGTTAATCTGTTTTCTGGTGATCAATACGCCGGTTTATCTGAAACTGCTTTATATTATATTGGCGGCATTATTCATCATGCGCGTGCAATCAATGCATTTACCAATCCGGCGACAAACAGCTATAAGCGATTAGTGCCTGGCTTTGAAGCACCTGTATTGCTGGCTTATTCTGCACGTAACCGCTCTGCAGCCATTCGTATTCCGCATATCAATAATCCCAAGGCTCGTCGTATTGAGGTGCGTTTCCCTGACCCAACGGCGAATCCATATCTTGCTTTTACAGTCATGATGATGGCGGGGCTTGATGGAATCAAGAAAAAAATTCATCCAGGACAGCCAATTGATAAAGATTTATATGATTTACCTCCAGAAGAATTAGTTGACGTTCCAACGGTTTCCGGCTCTCTGGAAGAAGCAGTGTACCACTTGCGTAACGATCACGATTTTCTTTTGGAAGGAGATGTATTTAGTAAAGATTTCATTAATAGCTATATCGCGTTGCGTGAAATGGACATCGCTCATGTCCGTAGTCTGGTTCATCCAATTGAGTTTGAGCTTTACTACAGCAGTTGA
- the lspF gene encoding GspF family T2SS innner membrane protein variant LspF — translation MGAYQYQALKKSGTACKGIIEADSERHARQLLREQGLIPTQIHTFKKIQQSKHKNKLSAQDLSLFTRQLATLLAAGIPVDESLRGVSEQTEKDKTRQLIIGVRSKVVEGYSLAQAMTEYPYAFPELYQATVAAGEQTGRLDLVLEKLADYTEKQQQTRQKIQQALIYPALMIVVSTAIISFLLAFVVPKIIDVFSNSGQSLPPMTNVLILISTFVKSYGLYVVFILILLLLGFKKSLANVRIKTAWHRLILKLPIVAYLVKSINTARYIHTFSILFAAGVSVLETMRVSTSLISNLVMRQAFDMAAVRVKEGTAIHVALKETGFLGPMAVHLIASGEKSGQLASMMERAALHLDNEVKRLIDTALTLLEPLIILLMGGVVLFIVLATLLPIFSMEQLVI, via the coding sequence ATGGGCGCGTATCAATATCAAGCGCTGAAAAAATCAGGAACAGCCTGTAAAGGCATCATTGAAGCAGACTCCGAACGGCATGCCCGGCAATTATTGCGGGAACAAGGCTTAATTCCGACCCAAATTCATACCTTTAAAAAAATACAGCAATCAAAACATAAAAATAAATTGTCCGCACAGGATTTATCTTTATTTACTCGCCAACTGGCTACTTTGCTTGCGGCAGGGATCCCAGTTGATGAATCGTTGCGCGGAGTAAGCGAGCAAACTGAAAAAGACAAAACCCGACAATTAATTATCGGTGTTCGCTCTAAAGTGGTAGAAGGTTATTCCTTAGCTCAAGCCATGACAGAATACCCCTATGCATTTCCAGAATTATATCAAGCAACCGTCGCGGCGGGAGAACAAACCGGTCGTTTGGATTTGGTGCTGGAAAAACTGGCTGATTATACGGAAAAACAACAACAGACCCGGCAAAAAATTCAACAAGCCCTTATTTATCCAGCGCTTATGATAGTCGTCTCGACTGCCATCATCAGCTTTTTACTGGCCTTTGTGGTTCCCAAGATTATTGACGTATTCAGCAACAGCGGCCAGTCTCTGCCGCCCATGACGAATGTTCTTATCCTAATTAGCACCTTTGTTAAATCCTATGGATTATACGTTGTATTCATTTTAATTTTGCTGTTGCTAGGATTTAAAAAAAGCTTGGCGAATGTACGAATAAAAACAGCATGGCATCGACTGATCTTAAAATTGCCCATTGTGGCCTATCTTGTAAAATCAATTAACACAGCACGCTACATCCATACATTTAGCATTTTATTTGCCGCAGGTGTCAGCGTTTTAGAAACCATGCGTGTATCAACCAGCCTGATTAGCAATCTTGTCATGCGTCAGGCGTTTGATATGGCCGCTGTCCGGGTCAAGGAAGGAACGGCCATTCATGTGGCTCTTAAAGAAACTGGATTTCTCGGGCCCATGGCGGTCCATCTAATTGCCAGCGGAGAAAAAAGCGGTCAACTTGCCTCCATGATGGAACGCGCCGCCTTACATCTTGATAATGAAGTAAAACGATTAATTGACACTGCGTTGACCCTGTTGGAGCCTTTAATCATACTCTTAATGGGCGGGGTCGTTCTTTTTATTGTTTTGGCAACTTTATTGCCAATTTTTTCTATGGAGCAACTTGTAATATGA
- the lspG gene encoding GspG family T2SS major pseudopilin variant LspG, whose translation MNKQHGFSLIEIMVVVVILGILASIVVPRIISRPDEARIVKAKQDVLAIQNALDLYKLDNGFYPSTDQGLLALVEKPTTNPIPRDWKPYLKSLPKDPWGREYLYLNPGQHGEIDVFTLGADGQPGGTGVNAEVGNWDANS comes from the coding sequence ATGAACAAACAGCATGGCTTTTCTCTTATTGAAATTATGGTCGTTGTTGTTATTCTTGGTATTCTGGCATCCATCGTCGTTCCCAGAATTATCAGCAGACCCGATGAAGCACGAATTGTTAAAGCCAAGCAGGATGTATTGGCCATTCAAAATGCGTTGGACTTGTACAAGTTAGATAACGGCTTTTACCCCAGCACAGACCAAGGTTTGCTTGCCTTGGTTGAGAAACCCACAACGAATCCTATCCCCCGTGACTGGAAACCTTATCTTAAATCCTTGCCCAAGGATCCCTGGGGTCGTGAATATTTATATTTAAATCCTGGTCAGCATGGAGAAATTGATGTTTTTACACTAGGTGCCGATGGTCAACCAGGCGGTACAGGCGTTAATGCAGAAGTTGGTAATTGGGATGCAAACTCATAA
- the gspH gene encoding type II secretion system minor pseudopilin GspH, translated as MQTHNPTSPNKEKGFTLLEILVVLVIIGITLGFALLAFGDFGEKRRVMMAAEQFANYVKLTQQQAILEASTLGIRFHNQTYQVFRFNTSGHWQAMPPKGIFHIQAVPNNTMLHWATEKKKSVSPDIIIHASGDITPFTLYFGSYKVPKLAAVIGQQNGSVFFQTMTSP; from the coding sequence ATGCAAACTCATAACCCAACTTCGCCTAACAAGGAAAAAGGGTTTACCCTTCTTGAAATTTTGGTGGTTCTTGTCATCATTGGAATTACTCTTGGTTTTGCGCTTCTTGCTTTTGGAGATTTTGGTGAAAAACGACGTGTTATGATGGCCGCTGAACAATTCGCCAACTACGTCAAATTAACCCAGCAGCAAGCGATTCTTGAAGCTAGTACCTTAGGCATTCGCTTTCATAATCAGACTTATCAAGTGTTCCGTTTTAATACTTCAGGACACTGGCAGGCCATGCCGCCAAAAGGTATTTTTCACATCCAGGCGGTTCCAAATAATACCATGCTTCATTGGGCAACAGAGAAGAAAAAGAGTGTTTCTCCCGATATTATTATTCATGCTTCGGGAGATATAACACCATTTACTCTATATTTTGGCTCATATAAAGTACCGAAGCTAGCTGCCGTAATTGGCCAACAGAACGGCAGTGTTTTTTTTCAAACCATGACTTCACCATGA
- the lspI gene encoding GspI family T2SS minor pseudopilin variant LspI: MNKQKGFTLIEVLLALAVIAIALTALLKATSEDVALTDRIKEKTIRHWVAMQGIHMIQLGLLPIHSGQEVTQVTSMLGEQWYWRAKLLPTQIKKMEEIQITTSKNQTGPFHDPVIAFRYMS; the protein is encoded by the coding sequence ATGAATAAACAAAAAGGATTTACTTTAATTGAGGTGCTTCTTGCCCTTGCCGTTATCGCAATTGCCCTAACCGCTCTGTTAAAAGCCACCTCCGAAGACGTAGCTTTAACCGACCGAATTAAGGAAAAAACAATTCGTCATTGGGTTGCAATGCAGGGTATTCATATGATTCAGTTAGGTCTGTTACCTATTCATTCAGGACAGGAAGTGACTCAGGTCACTAGCATGCTTGGAGAGCAATGGTATTGGCGAGCAAAATTGTTGCCCACTCAAATAAAAAAAATGGAAGAGATTCAGATTACCACCAGTAAAAATCAGACAGGACCTTTTCATGATCCAGTGATTGCATTCAGGTACATGTCATGA
- the lspJ gene encoding GspJ family T2SS minor pseudopilin variant LspJ — MKTQGYTLIEIMVALAVFAILAVLTSVAMYHAFNTRARVNIHSDRLSELQLAMTIITRDAQQAVNRPVREAEMHLSSSFIGQPLYFEFTRGGIVNPNGTEKRSTMKRIAFICQEQQLIRRSWNLDEPKRKQYQDKIILNNLDSCSFAYLSHNRQVLTDWHEHVVMQNQIKDPMPIAIQWTLKLHNWGEMSLLFIIPEGLYAG; from the coding sequence ATGAAAACTCAAGGATACACACTGATTGAAATCATGGTTGCTCTTGCTGTGTTTGCTATCCTGGCTGTTTTAACCTCCGTTGCCATGTATCATGCCTTTAATACTCGCGCCCGCGTTAATATACACTCCGATCGACTCAGTGAATTGCAGTTAGCCATGACAATAATAACACGTGATGCGCAGCAAGCGGTAAACCGCCCTGTTCGTGAAGCAGAAATGCATTTATCTTCTTCATTTATCGGCCAGCCGCTTTATTTTGAATTTACTCGCGGAGGAATCGTCAATCCTAATGGTACGGAAAAGCGCAGCACTATGAAACGAATTGCTTTTATTTGCCAAGAGCAACAATTAATAAGAAGAAGCTGGAATCTTGATGAACCAAAACGCAAACAATATCAGGATAAAATCATACTCAATAATCTGGATAGCTGCTCTTTTGCCTATTTATCACACAATCGCCAAGTATTAACCGACTGGCATGAGCATGTTGTCATGCAAAATCAGATAAAAGACCCTATGCCAATTGCCATACAATGGACTCTTAAATTACATAATTGGGGAGAAATGAGCTTACTTTTTATTATACCCGAGGGACTGTATGCAGGATAA
- the gspK gene encoding type II secretion system minor pseudopilin GspK, with the protein MQDKSSPQSGSALLSALFIMTLVAIAATAMSTRLQLDIYRTRLTITSDKLHLASQAVTFWAMDKLSKKETILLPIEGLKFPQEFATIYPQLVTKGRLYDLQARFNLNNLQDAKHQASFYRLLEILLKKTSDAQRKTIVRATQNWITPYRPDSGHDEFQAFYLQQNPPYLPSHQLMKSVSEFRLLHGVDSQIYQTLSPYVIALPETTPININTAPLPVLMTLGNGLNQSQVNEIIQARGEEGMFNANTLPLLLKNWISLPNK; encoded by the coding sequence ATGCAGGATAAATCATCGCCTCAAAGCGGTAGTGCCTTACTTTCCGCCTTGTTTATCATGACGCTGGTGGCCATTGCTGCAACCGCCATGAGTACCCGCTTGCAATTGGATATCTATCGTACACGTCTCACCATAACCAGCGATAAATTACATCTTGCGTCGCAGGCAGTTACTTTCTGGGCAATGGATAAACTTTCAAAAAAAGAAACCATTCTCCTCCCCATAGAAGGTCTGAAATTTCCTCAAGAATTTGCAACCATTTATCCACAACTTGTCACTAAAGGCCGTCTATATGACTTGCAGGCACGATTTAATCTAAATAATTTACAGGATGCAAAACATCAGGCTTCTTTTTATCGACTACTAGAAATTTTATTAAAAAAAACCTCAGATGCTCAACGCAAAACCATCGTCAGGGCTACCCAAAACTGGATTACACCATATCGCCCTGATAGCGGCCATGATGAATTTCAAGCATTCTACTTGCAACAAAATCCCCCATATCTGCCCAGTCATCAACTCATGAAAAGCGTCTCGGAATTTCGCCTGCTGCACGGTGTTGATTCACAAATTTATCAAACTCTATCACCTTATGTCATTGCCTTGCCTGAAACAACACCCATTAATATTAATACAGCCCCTTTACCCGTATTAATGACATTGGGAAACGGTTTAAATCAGTCTCAAGTCAATGAAATCATACAGGCACGAGGCGAGGAAGGAATGTTCAACGCCAATACCCTACCGTTATTATTAAAAAATTGGATATCCCTGCCGAACAAATAA
- a CDS encoding GIY-YIG nuclease family protein encodes MNTPISKKKPYWIYILHCENNTYYTGYTTNLMKRYQSHKKGTGCKYTRSFKPISLAQSWEIMGDKSLAMKLEHRIKKLSRTKKEELIASPHLLYTLLCSDDS; translated from the coding sequence ATGAATACTCCAATCTCTAAAAAGAAACCGTATTGGATTTATATACTCCATTGTGAGAATAATACCTATTATACAGGGTATACAACAAACCTGATGAAACGCTATCAATCTCATAAAAAAGGGACAGGATGCAAATATACTCGAAGCTTTAAACCCATAAGCCTGGCTCAATCCTGGGAAATTATGGGAGATAAATCACTGGCTATGAAATTGGAGCATCGTATTAAAAAGTTATCTCGCACGAAAAAAGAAGAACTTATCGCCTCTCCTCATTTGCTTTATACATTACTTTGTTCAGACGACTCATGA
- a CDS encoding outer membrane protein codes for MNKIRIKNINIVLLSGISLFLTGNVFTNSSFANNKFAGTHLGASMGLSSTNYHHLGYDKIGNQNENHRYGNSGFATALSVGYLFPLTKGWLLGPDLHMQHNAYQNNNSGPSRAIPGLISANHSLNWNYGASAKLGYALSSNNMFYGMIGPEAAFMKSTYIENSPESVGSNSGFVYGAIASIGAEQKITKNIYIAEQINYAIFNLQSTPLSAGDLKKNSPSLLGGLIYIGLII; via the coding sequence ATGAATAAAATTAGGATAAAAAATATCAATATTGTATTGTTAAGCGGCATAAGTTTATTTCTTACGGGTAATGTATTTACAAACTCTTCCTTTGCCAATAACAAATTCGCAGGCACTCACCTTGGAGCGAGTATGGGCCTGTCTTCTACCAATTATCATCATCTTGGGTATGACAAGATTGGAAATCAAAATGAAAATCACCGATATGGTAATTCTGGCTTTGCAACGGCTTTAAGTGTAGGTTATTTATTCCCTCTCACCAAGGGCTGGTTATTAGGTCCTGATCTGCATATGCAACATAATGCCTATCAAAATAACAACTCTGGCCCAAGTCGGGCAATACCTGGTTTAATCAGCGCAAATCACTCCCTTAACTGGAACTATGGAGCCAGCGCCAAGTTAGGGTATGCATTATCAAGTAATAATATGTTTTATGGAATGATTGGCCCAGAAGCAGCATTTATGAAAAGTACCTACATTGAAAACTCTCCGGAGTCAGTTGGCTCAAATTCGGGTTTTGTATATGGTGCTATAGCGAGTATTGGTGCAGAGCAAAAAATAACAAAGAATATTTACATTGCGGAACAAATTAATTACGCAATTTTTAATTTGCAAAGTACTCCTCTAAGTGCAGGTGATTTGAAAAAAAATTCACCCAGCCTGCTTGGTGGATTAATTTATATAGGTTTAATAATTTAA